A genomic segment from Rhodospirillum centenum SW encodes:
- a CDS encoding cell envelope integrity EipB family protein, whose amino-acid sequence MRNPNAAFQVRVNTTSLLRPACLRLLTAAALSVGVLIPFPGGAAASQVVPHLATYKLSLASSRSSATVTGVDGAMSYAWKDACDGWTVEQRFQVRFTYVEGEQVELSTSYVTWEAKDGSAYRFNVRKLTNGELEEELRGDATLNGADGGVARFERPDRKELALRPGTLFPTAHTIRMLDLARKGDNFLSAPIFDGSEADGASGVSALIAKPAKVGDLKTRSRDLVRERGWPVFMAFFPTDTQEMLPEYETKLTILDNGVVESMLIDYGDFKVRAVLESLEAAPKPPC is encoded by the coding sequence TTGCGGAATCCGAACGCAGCTTTCCAGGTCCGCGTGAACACGACGTCGCTACTGCGCCCGGCCTGCCTCCGTCTGCTGACGGCGGCCGCCCTTTCCGTTGGTGTCCTGATCCCTTTTCCGGGCGGGGCTGCCGCCTCCCAGGTCGTTCCCCATCTGGCGACCTACAAGCTGAGCCTCGCCTCCAGCCGCTCAAGCGCCACCGTCACCGGCGTTGACGGTGCGATGAGCTATGCCTGGAAGGATGCCTGTGACGGCTGGACTGTCGAGCAGCGGTTCCAGGTCCGCTTCACCTATGTCGAAGGCGAACAGGTGGAACTCTCCACCAGCTATGTGACCTGGGAGGCGAAGGACGGCTCCGCCTACCGTTTCAATGTCCGCAAGCTGACCAACGGTGAACTTGAGGAGGAACTCCGCGGCGATGCCACGCTGAACGGCGCGGACGGGGGCGTCGCCCGTTTCGAGCGACCGGACCGGAAGGAGCTGGCCCTGAGACCGGGCACACTGTTCCCGACGGCGCACACGATCCGCATGCTGGATCTGGCCCGGAAGGGCGACAACTTCCTGTCCGCTCCCATCTTCGACGGGTCGGAGGCGGACGGCGCATCCGGTGTCAGCGCCCTGATCGCGAAGCCGGCCAAGGTGGGCGACCTGAAGACCCGGAGCCGGGATCTGGTCCGCGAACGCGGCTGGCCTGTCTTCATGGCCTTCTTTCCCACCGACACGCAGGAGATGCTGCCGGAGTATGAGACGAAGCTGACGATCCTGGACAACGGCGTCGTCGAGTCCATGCTGATCGACTACGGCGATTTCAAGGTGCGGGCCGTGCTGGAGTCCCTGGAGGCGGCGCCGAAGCCTCCCTGCTGA
- the rpmG gene encoding 50S ribosomal protein L33 has product MAKQNTVLIKLVSSADTGFFYVKKKNPRKTTEKLEFKKYDPVARKHVVFKEAKMK; this is encoded by the coding sequence ATGGCGAAGCAGAACACCGTGCTGATCAAGCTGGTCAGCTCCGCTGACACCGGGTTCTTCTATGTGAAGAAGAAGAATCCGCGTAAGACGACCGAGAAGCTGGAATTCAAGAAGTACGACCCGGTTGCCCGGAAGCATGTCGTCTTCAAGGAAGCCAAGATGAAGTGA
- a CDS encoding DNA polymerase IV — protein sequence MAHAAGLCRDCGATPPAGTVRCPDCGSIRLLRHPELHTLSIAHIDCDAFYATVEKRDRPELADRPVIVGGGQRGVVSACCYVARMYGVRSAMPMFKALAACPDAAVIKPDMRKYAAVGRQVRALLESVTPLVEPLSIDEAFLDLTGTERLHGGSPAQTLARLVRLIEQEVGITASIGLSYNKFLAKIASDLDKPRGFAVIGRAEALDFLEPKPVGMIWGVGRALQAKLEADGLRTIGQLRQTDEAFLVKRYGVIGQRLHRFARGEDARVVTPHAPAKSISTETTFERDFGDRDTLEHALWPLCETVAARLKAEGLAGTTVTLKLKTDTFRLRTRARTLTSPTQMADRLFRVGRELLAAELDGSLFRLIGIGCSGLAEGALADPPDLLDPGLTRRAKVEKAMDLVRAKLGRNAIGKGRGLSGPGRR from the coding sequence ATTGCCCACGCCGCGGGCCTATGTCGCGACTGCGGGGCCACGCCCCCGGCGGGGACCGTGCGCTGTCCGGACTGCGGCTCGATCCGCCTGCTTCGACACCCTGAGTTGCACACCCTGAGCATCGCCCACATCGACTGTGACGCCTTCTATGCCACGGTGGAGAAGCGCGACCGCCCGGAACTGGCGGACAGGCCGGTCATCGTCGGCGGCGGCCAGCGCGGGGTGGTGTCTGCCTGCTGCTACGTCGCCCGGATGTATGGCGTCCGCTCTGCCATGCCGATGTTCAAGGCGCTGGCGGCCTGTCCGGATGCGGCCGTCATCAAGCCGGACATGCGAAAGTATGCCGCGGTCGGGCGGCAGGTGCGCGCCCTGCTGGAATCGGTCACTCCCCTGGTGGAGCCGCTGTCCATCGACGAGGCGTTCCTCGATCTGACCGGGACGGAGCGGCTGCACGGCGGAAGCCCGGCACAGACGCTGGCTCGGCTGGTCCGGCTCATCGAGCAGGAGGTCGGCATCACCGCCTCGATCGGACTGAGCTACAACAAGTTCCTGGCGAAGATCGCGTCCGATCTGGACAAGCCGCGCGGCTTCGCCGTGATCGGCCGGGCCGAGGCGCTGGATTTCCTGGAGCCGAAACCCGTCGGGATGATCTGGGGCGTCGGCCGGGCGCTCCAGGCGAAGCTGGAGGCGGACGGGCTGCGCACCATCGGCCAGCTCCGCCAGACGGACGAGGCGTTCCTGGTGAAGCGTTACGGCGTGATCGGCCAGCGCCTCCACCGTTTCGCACGGGGGGAGGATGCGCGGGTCGTCACGCCGCACGCGCCGGCCAAGAGCATCTCGACCGAAACCACCTTCGAGCGCGATTTCGGCGACCGCGACACGCTGGAACATGCGCTGTGGCCGCTGTGCGAGACGGTGGCCGCGCGTCTGAAGGCGGAGGGGCTGGCCGGAACCACCGTCACGCTGAAGCTGAAGACCGATACCTTCCGCCTGCGCACCCGGGCCCGCACCCTCACCTCCCCCACCCAGATGGCGGACCGCCTCTTCCGCGTGGGACGGGAACTCCTGGCGGCCGAGCTGGACGGGAGCCTGTTCCGGCTGATCGGGATCGGCTGTTCGGGCCTGGCCGAAGGCGCGCTCGCCGATCCGCCGGACCTGCTGGACCCCGGCCTCACCCGCCGGGCGAAGGTGGAGAAGGCCATGGATCTGGTGCGGGCGAAGCTGGGCCGCAATGCCATCGGGAAGGGACGCGGCCTGAGCGGCCCCGGCCGGCGCTGA
- the rnr gene encoding ribonuclease R — MEPTRRKKEAPFPSKDQVLEFIRESPTPVGKREIARAFHITGDARVLLKHLLKELEQEGAVEKGAGRRMAPPAALPEVAVLVVTGIDTDGEALARPVNWTDEENPPPEIFMRPERRGHPALAPGDRVLARLSRISDRRYEARTIRRLDAGSTARIVGIYETGREGGRLRPADRRTRTEFVILPQNSEGARPGELVVAEVLPSSRMGLKQARVIERLGGLDDPRAVSLIAIHQNGIPTAFPQAALDEAAAAAEPALEGRTDLRDIPLVTIDGADARDFDDAVHAEPDTDPANPGGWHLLVAIADVCFYVTPGSALDRTAFERGNSCYFPDRVVPMLPEALSNELCSLKPGVNRGCLAVHLWIDRDGTLKRHRFVRGLMRSAARLTYEQVQAARDGRPDETTGPLLERVIAPLYGAYEALAAARRRRGTLELDLPERKVALDEAGEIVRIDVRERLDSHRLIEEFMICANVAAAEALEARHAPCLYRVHAEPARDKLEPLREFLDSLGYNLARGQVLAPAAFTRILEKAAGTPDSELISSVILRSQAQAVYQPDNIGHFGLALVKYAHFTSPIRRYADLIVHRSLVRAFGLGTGGLTEDEADRLDRIGDHISMTERRAAEAERDAMDRYVARYLADRVGATFTGKIGGVTRFGLFVTLTETGADGIVPISTLPDDFYDHVEAEHALVGRRWGRRYRLGTQVKVVLREADPVAGSLVFQLLDPEDAALADSPAGPPRSRPRGRGQVAPPSTLDRPRPPRRGR, encoded by the coding sequence GTGGAACCCACGCGCCGCAAGAAGGAAGCCCCCTTCCCCAGCAAGGACCAGGTCCTGGAGTTCATCCGGGAAAGTCCGACCCCCGTGGGCAAGCGAGAGATCGCGCGGGCCTTCCACATCACGGGCGATGCGCGCGTCCTGCTGAAGCACCTGCTGAAGGAGCTTGAGCAGGAGGGTGCCGTGGAGAAGGGGGCGGGCCGCCGCATGGCACCGCCGGCCGCCCTGCCCGAGGTCGCCGTGCTGGTGGTGACCGGCATCGACACGGACGGGGAGGCGCTGGCCCGCCCCGTGAACTGGACGGACGAGGAGAACCCGCCGCCGGAGATCTTCATGCGGCCGGAGCGGCGCGGCCACCCGGCGCTGGCGCCCGGCGACCGTGTGCTGGCCCGGCTGAGCCGGATCTCCGACCGGCGCTACGAGGCCCGCACCATCCGGCGGCTGGACGCCGGCTCGACCGCCCGGATCGTCGGTATCTATGAGACCGGGCGCGAGGGGGGACGGCTGCGCCCGGCCGACCGCCGGACCCGGACGGAATTCGTGATCCTGCCGCAGAACTCCGAAGGGGCGCGGCCGGGAGAACTGGTCGTGGCGGAGGTGCTGCCCTCGTCCCGCATGGGGCTGAAGCAGGCGCGCGTGATCGAGCGGCTGGGCGGCCTGGACGATCCGCGCGCCGTCAGCCTGATCGCCATCCACCAGAACGGCATCCCGACCGCCTTCCCCCAGGCGGCCCTGGACGAAGCCGCCGCCGCCGCGGAGCCGGCGCTGGAGGGGCGGACCGACCTGCGCGACATCCCGCTGGTCACGATCGACGGGGCGGATGCCCGCGACTTCGACGACGCCGTCCATGCCGAACCGGACACGGACCCGGCCAATCCCGGCGGCTGGCACCTGCTGGTCGCCATCGCCGACGTCTGCTTCTACGTGACGCCGGGATCGGCGCTCGACCGCACGGCCTTCGAGCGGGGCAATTCCTGCTACTTCCCCGACCGGGTCGTGCCGATGCTGCCCGAAGCCCTGTCGAACGAGCTGTGCTCGTTGAAGCCGGGGGTGAACCGCGGCTGCCTCGCCGTGCATCTCTGGATCGACCGCGACGGCACCCTGAAGCGCCACCGCTTCGTGCGCGGGCTGATGCGCTCGGCCGCGCGGCTGACCTACGAGCAGGTGCAGGCGGCCCGCGACGGACGCCCGGACGAGACGACCGGCCCCCTGCTGGAGCGGGTGATCGCCCCGCTCTACGGCGCCTACGAGGCGCTGGCGGCGGCCCGGCGGCGGCGCGGCACGCTGGAGCTGGACCTGCCCGAGCGCAAGGTCGCGCTGGACGAGGCCGGAGAGATCGTCCGCATCGACGTGCGCGAGCGCCTGGACAGCCACCGGCTGATCGAGGAGTTCATGATCTGCGCCAACGTGGCCGCCGCGGAGGCGCTGGAGGCGCGGCATGCGCCCTGCCTCTACCGCGTGCATGCCGAACCGGCGCGGGACAAGCTGGAGCCGCTGCGGGAGTTCCTGGACAGCCTGGGCTACAACCTCGCCCGCGGGCAGGTGCTCGCCCCGGCCGCCTTCACCCGCATCCTGGAGAAGGCGGCCGGCACCCCGGACAGCGAACTGATCAGCAGCGTGATCCTGCGCAGTCAGGCGCAGGCCGTGTACCAGCCCGACAACATCGGGCATTTCGGGCTGGCGCTGGTGAAGTACGCCCATTTCACGAGCCCGATCCGGCGCTATGCCGACCTGATCGTCCACCGCTCGCTGGTGCGCGCCTTCGGGCTGGGGACCGGCGGGCTGACGGAGGACGAAGCGGACAGGCTGGACCGCATCGGGGACCACATCTCCATGACCGAGCGCCGCGCCGCCGAGGCCGAGCGCGACGCCATGGACCGCTATGTCGCGCGCTACCTGGCCGACCGCGTCGGCGCCACCTTCACCGGCAAGATCGGCGGCGTCACCCGCTTCGGCCTGTTCGTGACGCTGACGGAGACGGGAGCCGACGGCATCGTGCCGATCAGCACCCTTCCCGACGATTTCTACGACCATGTGGAAGCCGAGCACGCCCTGGTCGGGCGTCGCTGGGGCCGGCGCTATCGGCTGGGCACCCAGGTCAAGGTCGTGCTGCGCGAGGCCGATCCGGTGGCGGGCAGTCTGGTCTTCCAGTTGCTGGACCCGGAGGACGCCGCCCTTGCCGACAGCCCGGCAGGGCCCCCGCGTTCCCGCCCCCGCGGCCGCGGGCAGGTCGCCCCGCCCTCCACGCTCGACCGTCCGCGCCCGCCCAGGCGCGGGCGCTGA
- a CDS encoding GGDEF domain-containing protein, which produces MPLEFPLSRIALSEPTLHPSRRELPSLGLDLSGETAAGQSMLLRAALARLEEAEQRLAEQQERIGYLETLSLTDELTGLANRRGFQEAFRRELSAVARGGRGGVLVLVDLDGFKAINDTHGHQAGDTYLRHVGRALRENVRAQDLVARLGGDEFAVLLTRIGPEAGAARAAALADRVNGRSCPWQNQRLPLRASFGSQPYGQGDSEEALMRRADQAMYASKAERRRVRP; this is translated from the coding sequence ATGCCGCTGGAATTCCCCCTCTCCCGCATCGCCCTGTCGGAACCGACCCTGCACCCGTCGCGTCGGGAACTGCCGTCCTTGGGGCTGGACCTGTCCGGGGAGACCGCCGCAGGGCAGTCGATGCTGCTGCGCGCCGCCCTGGCGCGGCTGGAAGAGGCCGAGCAGCGGCTGGCCGAGCAGCAGGAGCGCATCGGCTACCTGGAGACCCTGAGCCTGACGGACGAGCTGACCGGGCTGGCGAACCGCCGGGGCTTCCAGGAAGCGTTCCGGCGCGAGCTGTCCGCCGTCGCCCGCGGCGGGCGCGGCGGCGTGCTGGTGCTGGTGGACCTGGACGGCTTCAAGGCGATCAACGACACGCACGGCCATCAGGCCGGCGACACCTATCTGCGCCATGTCGGCCGGGCCTTGCGCGAGAATGTGCGCGCCCAGGATCTGGTGGCACGGCTGGGCGGGGACGAGTTCGCGGTGCTGCTGACCCGCATCGGGCCCGAGGCCGGGGCGGCCCGTGCCGCGGCCCTGGCCGACCGGGTCAACGGCCGGTCCTGCCCCTGGCAGAACCAGCGCCTGCCCCTGCGCGCCAGCTTCGGCAGCCAGCCCTACGGACAGGGTGACAGCGAGGAGGCGCTGATGCGCCGGGCCGACCAGGCCATGTACGCCAGCAAGGCCGAGCGCCGGCGCGTCCGCCCGTAA
- a CDS encoding S41 family peptidase — MLRRLAPVVLAFSLVGGCAAGHSRDYAPVRERVVGEHVFAMGYARISEIYLDPVDLRRLTLDGLSGLTKLDPAVSLAVTGTTLEVRTDGRMVGAFDLPVRGDDPAAWATLTARAAERLRASSPVLAATDTDAVYQAIFDGIIADLDSYSRYTGGQRAVDERSQREGYGGIGVAVRHDETRHEITEVLIGGPAESAGLRAGDLILAIDGTPTARLTTEEVGERLRGPAGSLVTLTVGRSPKEGRRLSVRRDRVIPSTVVAHAEDGVGYLQVDRFNAATAPNLRAAVRRLRAELGQRARGFVLDLRGNPGGLLDQAVAVADIFIPGGRIISTRGRHPDSMQVFDARPDDEAGGLPLVVLIDGRSASAAEIVAAALQDSGRAALVGSSSFGKGSVQTVTRLPNDGELFLTWSRIYAPSGYTLHRQGVQPTVCTSLPALDVNAALRTVRLGGMLPAATLLSWRIRAPEDEIALAQLRETCPWKEHAPDLDLQVAKALLGDPPLYREALLRAPTAVAERQDAATAGVGLATSATREGQGSERRP; from the coding sequence ATGCTGCGGAGGCTGGCCCCGGTCGTCCTGGCCTTCAGCCTTGTCGGCGGGTGCGCCGCCGGTCATTCCCGGGACTATGCCCCGGTGCGCGAGCGGGTCGTCGGCGAGCACGTCTTCGCCATGGGCTATGCGCGTATCTCGGAAATCTATCTGGACCCCGTCGATCTGCGCCGGCTGACCCTGGACGGTCTGTCGGGGCTGACCAAGCTGGACCCGGCCGTCTCGCTGGCCGTGACCGGGACCACCCTTGAGGTCCGCACGGACGGGCGCATGGTCGGCGCGTTCGACCTGCCGGTGCGGGGGGACGATCCCGCCGCCTGGGCGACGCTGACGGCGCGGGCCGCGGAACGGCTGCGCGCCAGTTCCCCCGTGCTTGCCGCCACCGACACGGATGCCGTCTATCAGGCCATCTTCGACGGCATCATCGCCGACCTCGATTCCTATTCCCGCTATACGGGCGGCCAGCGTGCCGTGGACGAGCGGTCGCAGCGGGAAGGCTATGGCGGCATCGGAGTCGCCGTGCGGCACGACGAGACCCGCCACGAGATCACCGAAGTGCTGATCGGCGGACCGGCGGAGTCGGCCGGGCTGCGCGCCGGCGACCTGATCCTGGCGATCGACGGCACGCCGACGGCACGTCTCACGACGGAAGAGGTCGGGGAACGGCTGCGCGGGCCGGCAGGGTCGCTCGTGACGCTCACCGTCGGCCGCTCCCCGAAGGAGGGGCGCCGGCTTTCCGTCCGGCGCGACCGGGTGATCCCCAGCACCGTCGTCGCCCATGCCGAGGACGGTGTGGGATATCTCCAGGTGGACCGCTTCAACGCTGCGACCGCTCCCAACCTGCGCGCGGCCGTGCGGCGGTTGCGGGCCGAGCTGGGGCAGCGGGCCCGCGGCTTCGTGCTGGACCTGCGGGGCAATCCCGGCGGGCTGCTGGATCAGGCCGTGGCGGTGGCGGACATCTTCATCCCCGGCGGCCGCATCATCAGCACCCGCGGCCGTCATCCGGACAGCATGCAGGTCTTCGATGCCCGGCCGGACGACGAAGCCGGCGGGCTTCCGCTGGTCGTGCTGATCGACGGCCGCTCCGCCTCCGCGGCGGAGATCGTGGCGGCGGCCCTCCAGGACAGCGGCCGCGCCGCCCTTGTCGGCTCCTCCTCCTTCGGCAAGGGCAGCGTCCAGACGGTCACGCGGCTGCCGAACGACGGTGAGCTGTTCCTTACCTGGTCGCGCATCTACGCCCCCAGCGGCTACACGCTGCACCGGCAGGGCGTGCAGCCGACCGTCTGCACCAGCCTGCCGGCCCTGGACGTCAACGCCGCCCTGCGCACGGTCCGCCTGGGCGGGATGCTGCCGGCCGCCACGCTGCTGTCCTGGCGCATCCGGGCGCCGGAGGATGAGATCGCCCTGGCCCAGCTCCGCGAGACCTGCCCCTGGAAGGAGCACGCCCCGGACCTCGACCTTCAGGTGGCCAAGGCCCTGCTGGGCGATCCGCCGCTCTACCGCGAGGCGCTGCTACGGGCACCGACCGCCGTTGCCGAGCGGCAGGACGCTGCCACGGCCGGAGTCGGACTGGCCACAAGCGCCACGCGCGAGGGACAGGGCAGCGAACGCCGCCCCTGA
- a CDS encoding DNA alkylation repair protein: MVADDGGCRRTAINAGLIETRTLAEVLAVDFATLLRHVVPADVLSGDDGILRLATLGISARMAAVGQLLLERLGSRMIATLGNHRSDTVRGWACFMVGARDMALSDRLEAIRPFADDAHFGVREWAWLAVRPAINTRTDEAMRLLSAWTADPSERIRRFACEATRPRGVWCAHIASLKSDPSPGRQLLDPLRADPAVYVQDSVGNWLNDAAKSRPDWVRSLVAEWCADDPPPATRRIVRRALRSVDKPPGKKVRT, from the coding sequence ATGGTGGCGGATGATGGCGGATGCCGCCGCACGGCGATCAATGCCGGGCTGATCGAGACCCGCACTCTTGCCGAGGTCCTGGCGGTCGATTTCGCCACGCTGCTCCGCCATGTCGTGCCGGCGGATGTCCTGTCAGGCGACGATGGAATCCTGCGGCTCGCAACGCTCGGCATCTCCGCCCGGATGGCCGCGGTGGGGCAGCTCCTGCTGGAACGGCTCGGGTCACGGATGATCGCAACGCTCGGCAATCACCGGAGCGACACGGTCCGCGGCTGGGCGTGCTTCATGGTCGGCGCTCGGGACATGGCTTTGTCCGACCGGCTGGAGGCGATCCGCCCCTTTGCCGACGATGCTCATTTCGGAGTTCGGGAATGGGCATGGCTCGCGGTCCGACCCGCCATCAACACCCGGACCGACGAGGCGATGAGGCTCCTCAGCGCCTGGACGGCCGACCCGTCGGAGCGCATCCGTCGTTTCGCGTGCGAAGCGACCCGGCCCCGCGGTGTCTGGTGTGCCCACATCGCGTCCCTGAAGTCCGACCCGTCGCCCGGCCGTCAACTGCTCGACCCACTGCGTGCCGATCCCGCCGTCTACGTTCAGGACTCCGTTGGAAACTGGCTGAACGACGCCGCGAAATCGCGGCCGGACTGGGTGCGCAGCCTCGTCGCGGAATGGTGCGCCGATGACCCGCCGCCGGCGACCCGACGGATCGTCCGGCGCGCCCTGCGCTCTGTCGACAAACCGCCCGGGAAGAAGGTCAGGACATGA
- a CDS encoding response regulator — MPSTPRPQGKGGPDGKLVLVVEDNELNMKLFHDLLEAHGYATLQTKDGMEALRLARQHRPDLILMDIQLPEVSGLEVTKWLKEDDDLRGIPVVAVTAFAMKGDEEKIREGGCEDYIAKPISVARFIQTVQRFLG, encoded by the coding sequence ATGCCCTCCACCCCCCGACCGCAAGGGAAGGGCGGGCCTGATGGCAAGCTCGTCCTGGTGGTTGAGGACAACGAGCTGAACATGAAGCTCTTTCATGATCTGCTCGAAGCCCATGGCTATGCCACGTTGCAGACCAAGGACGGGATGGAGGCGTTGCGCCTTGCACGGCAGCACCGTCCCGACCTGATCCTGATGGATATCCAGCTTCCCGAAGTCTCGGGTCTGGAGGTGACCAAGTGGCTGAAGGAGGATGACGATCTGCGCGGGATTCCCGTCGTGGCCGTCACCGCTTTCGCCATGAAGGGGGATGAGGAGAAGATCCGGGAAGGGGGCTGCGAGGACTACATCGCCAAGCCCATCTCGGTCGCCAGATTCATTCAGACGGTCCAGCGGTTCCTGGGCTGA
- a CDS encoding MarR family winged helix-turn-helix transcriptional regulator, producing the protein MRTCFEVLSLAAAIDRECAVRLGAHDLSEGRFVLLFLLQAAEGGLSPHELAEQAGVTRGTVTGLLDGLERSGFVRREENDIDRRKRTVRLTRDGAALVQRLAEEHGRWIGSLFADLSAAERDALRHLLGRVFARTETGMQTETADGGG; encoded by the coding sequence ATGCGCACCTGCTTCGAGGTGCTTTCGCTCGCGGCGGCCATTGATCGGGAGTGCGCCGTGCGCCTGGGCGCCCATGATCTGTCAGAGGGCAGGTTCGTCCTTCTGTTCCTGCTCCAGGCGGCCGAAGGCGGTCTGTCGCCGCATGAACTGGCCGAACAGGCCGGCGTCACGCGCGGCACCGTCACCGGGCTGCTCGATGGACTGGAGCGATCGGGATTTGTCCGGCGGGAGGAGAACGACATCGACCGTCGCAAGCGGACGGTGCGTCTCACCCGCGACGGCGCCGCGCTGGTGCAACGCCTCGCGGAGGAGCATGGCCGCTGGATCGGTTCGCTCTTTGCGGATCTGTCGGCGGCGGAGCGTGACGCGCTCCGCCATCTGCTCGGAAGGGTCTTCGCCCGCACAGAGACTGGTATGCAGACGGAGACGGCGGATGGTGGCGGATGA
- a CDS encoding PleD family two-component system response regulator, with product MSARVLVVDDVVPNVKLLAAKLTREYFDVITAYGGPEALDKIRSQSPDIVLLDVMMPGMDGFEVCERIRSDPSVMHIPVVMVTALSDVADRVRGLEAGADDFLTKPVNDVALFARVRSLVRLKMMMDEWRLRESTSGQLGMLVATDSVQTQSAENSRILVVEDSSIDMDKIRETLARDRDGVVEAENCAAALELALSQDFELVIISLTLMREDGLRLCSQLRSHERTRQVPILLLADETDMDRVAKGLELGANDYVIKPIDRNELMARTRTQVRRKRYQDRLRSNYEQSLSLALTDSLTGLFNRRYLSAHLPRLLDRGGGNQKPVAALLFDIDHFKIVNDTWGHSAGDEVLREVAVRTSRNLRNFDLVTRLGGEEFVVVMPDTDLSSAMTVAERLRRRIADEPFKVTATAGTGEITVTISIGVAVADGTDGDGRGESGDSLLRRADTALYRVKRSGRNRVVADTRDQSEPAPEAFSGASGLR from the coding sequence ATGTCCGCACGAGTTCTGGTCGTTGATGACGTCGTGCCCAACGTGAAGCTGCTCGCGGCGAAACTGACGCGTGAGTACTTCGACGTCATCACCGCCTATGGCGGACCCGAGGCGTTGGACAAGATCCGGTCCCAGTCCCCCGACATCGTCCTGCTGGACGTGATGATGCCCGGCATGGACGGATTCGAAGTCTGCGAGCGCATCCGCTCCGACCCCTCGGTCATGCACATCCCCGTCGTCATGGTCACCGCCCTGTCCGACGTGGCCGACCGCGTGCGCGGGCTGGAGGCGGGGGCCGACGACTTCCTGACCAAGCCCGTGAACGACGTGGCCCTGTTCGCCCGGGTCCGCTCGCTCGTCCGCCTGAAGATGATGATGGACGAGTGGCGCCTGCGGGAGAGCACCTCGGGCCAGCTCGGCATGCTGGTGGCGACGGACAGCGTTCAGACGCAGTCGGCGGAGAATTCCCGCATCCTGGTGGTGGAGGACAGCTCCATCGACATGGACAAGATCCGGGAGACGTTGGCCCGGGACCGCGACGGCGTGGTGGAGGCGGAGAATTGCGCCGCCGCGCTGGAGCTGGCGCTGAGCCAGGATTTCGAGCTGGTCATCATCAGCCTGACCCTGATGCGGGAAGACGGTCTCCGCCTGTGTTCCCAGCTCCGCAGCCACGAGCGCACGCGGCAGGTGCCGATCCTGCTGCTGGCCGACGAGACGGACATGGACCGTGTCGCCAAGGGGCTGGAGCTGGGCGCCAACGATTATGTGATCAAGCCGATCGACCGGAACGAGCTGATGGCCCGCACCCGGACGCAGGTGCGGCGCAAGCGCTACCAGGACCGGCTGCGCTCCAACTATGAGCAGAGCCTGTCCCTGGCGCTGACGGACAGCCTGACGGGCCTGTTCAACCGGCGTTACCTGTCGGCCCACCTGCCGCGCCTGCTGGACCGCGGTGGCGGCAACCAGAAGCCCGTCGCGGCCCTGCTGTTCGACATCGACCATTTCAAGATCGTCAACGACACCTGGGGGCATTCCGCAGGTGACGAAGTGCTGCGCGAGGTGGCGGTCCGCACCAGCCGGAACCTCCGCAATTTCGATCTGGTCACGCGCCTGGGGGGCGAGGAGTTCGTCGTCGTCATGCCCGACACCGATCTGTCGTCCGCCATGACGGTGGCGGAACGGCTGCGCCGCCGCATCGCCGATGAACCCTTCAAGGTCACTGCCACTGCCGGCACCGGGGAAATCACCGTCACCATCAGCATCGGCGTCGCCGTGGCGGACGGAACCGACGGGGACGGGCGCGGGGAATCCGGAGACAGCCTGCTCCGCCGCGCCGATACCGCGCTCTACCGGGTCAAGCGGTCCGGGCGGAACCGCGTCGTGGCCGACACCCGCGACCAGTCCGAACCTGCACCGGAAGCCTTCAGCGGCGCCTCCGGACTGCGCTGA